One region of Agelaius phoeniceus isolate bAgePho1 chromosome 12, bAgePho1.hap1, whole genome shotgun sequence genomic DNA includes:
- the MLYCD gene encoding malonyl-CoA decarboxylase, mitochondrial, with amino-acid sequence MRRLWPLLWAARGPRRLSSGTSPAMEELLRRSVPPLPPYETKEKAPPPAELRGAEFVRFYRALQPGPPRAELLTRLARDFGVEHGRVAEAAAKVLQAREQRREPGALLQAEDRLRYYLNPQYRGLFQQLGRLEGGLRFLVELRADLMEGLASKAVDGPHVKEMNGVLKNMLSEWFCTGFLNLERVTWQSPCEVLQKISDSEAVHPVRNWVDMKRRVGAYRRCYFFSHCAIPGEPLIVLHVALTSDISSSIQAIVKEVPPLETEDTEKITTAIFYSISLTQQGLQGVELGTHLIKRVVKELQKELPQIEAFSTLSPIPGFTKWLVGLLSSQTKDQGRNELFTESEWQEISELTGDPSSNTLKKLLNTNEWVRSEKLVQVLQSPLMRLCAWYLYGEKHRGYALNPVANFHLQNGSVLWRINWMGDSSPRGLGASCGMMVNYRYFLEDTASNSALYLASKQVRASEQVLALVAQFQQNSKL; translated from the exons ATGAGGCGGCTGTGGCCGCTGCTCTGGGCCGCGCGGGGCCCGCGCCGCCTCTCGTCGGGCACTTCCCCGGccatggaggagctgctgcgCCGCTCggtgccgccgctgccgccctACGAGACCAAGGAGAaggcgccgccgcccgccgagcTGCGCGGCGCGGAGTTCGTGCGCTTCTACCGCGCGCTGCAGCCCGGGCCGCCCCGCGCCGAGCTCCTGACCCGCCTGGCCCGCGACTTCGGCGTGGAGCACGGGCGGGTGGCCGAGGCCGCAGCCAAGGTGCTGCAGGCCCGAGAGCAGCGCAGGGAGCCCGGGGCGCTGCTGCAGGCCGAGGACCGGCTCCGCTACTACCTGAACCCCCAGTACCGAGGGCtcttccagcagctgggccgcCTGGAGGGCGGGCTGCGCTTCCTCGTGGAGCTCAGGGCCGACCTGATGGAGGGGCTGGCGAGCAAGGCCGTGGATGGGCCCCACGTCAAG GAGATGAATGGAGTTCTCAAGAACATGCTCTCAGAATGGTTCTGCACAGGATTCCTCAACCTGGAGCGGGTCACGTGGCAGTCACCTTGTGAGGTTCTCCAGAAAATTAGTGA TTCTGAAGCTGTGCACCCTGTCAGGAACTGGGTGGATATGAAGCGGCGAGTTGGGGCCTACAGGAGGTGCTACTTCTTCTCTCACTGTGCCATCCCAGGAGAGCCCCTGATTGTCCTGCACGTGGCACTAACCAGTGACAtctccagcagcatccag GCCATAGTGAAAGAAGTGCCACCTCTAGAGACAGAAGATACAGAGAAAATCACAACAGCAATTTTCTACTCCATCAGTTTGACtcagcagggcctgcagggcgtGGAACTTGGGACTCACCTCATCAAAAGAGTtgtgaaggagctgcag AAAGAACTTCCTCAGATAGAAGCTTTTTCCACACTTTCACCTATCCCAGGATTCACAAAATGGCTCGTTGGTCTCCTCTCCTCCCAGACAAAAGACCAGGGGAGGAATGAACTTTTTACAGAATCTGAGTGGCAGGAAATCTCTGAGCTCACAGGAGACCCCAGCAGTAACACACTAAAGAAACTGCTGAACACCAACGAGTGGGTGAGGTCAGAAAAGCTGGTGCAGGTGCTGCAGTCGCCCCTGATGAGGCTCTGTGCCTGGTACCTGTATGGGGAGAAGCACAGGGGCTATGCCCTCAACCCCGTGGCCAATTTCCACCTGCAGAACGGCTCGGTGCTCTGGAGGATCAACTGGATGGgggacagcagccccaggggcctCGGGGCCTCCTGTGGCATGATGGTCAACTACAGGTATTTCctggaggacacagcctccaACAGTGCCCTCTACCTGGCCTCCAAGCAGGTCAGGGCCTCCGAGCAGGTGCTGGCCTTGGTGGCCCAGTTCCAGCAGAACAGCAAGCTCTAG